Below is a genomic region from Oscarella lobularis chromosome 14, ooOscLobu1.1, whole genome shotgun sequence.
GTCGAATCTATTATTTTCTACTTTGTCTTGTAGGTCGTGAtttcgctctctttcgaTCAAGGCTTTCATCATTTCGACATCGCACGAGGCCGCCGCGTAATGCAGTGGCACTTTTCCAGTCTGGAGAGAAAGGTAAGCACGTGCATATACCATTACAAGCATGggtaatttttttggcaAAATTCCTTGGGGTGGAATTTTGTCAAAAATGTTGAACAATACAGTACTTTGCTGCAAACGTCCGTTCGACAGTTGGCCTGTAAGAGAACAGCGAGACAAGGTTGCGATCGATTTTTAGCTGCAAGATGTAAAGCAGTCAGAGCACCCTTgataaaatcaaatcaaattaattatttaattaatcccGAGCTTGCCGATCACATACGTCTTTTGAAATGGACTCCCTGTCGGCCCCCAATTTGAGCAACATCTCAGCAAAATCGGGCTTATTATACTCGGACGCCAAGTGAAGAGCATTGCATCTTTGCTACAGGCATACAAAACGGATATAGAAACTTGAACTCTGCCCTCTTGTGTAGTAGATACATCCGCCCTACTTACATTCGAAGCCATATTCAGGCATTCAGGTCTTTCCTTAATTAGCGTTTCGCCTATTTTCACGTTTCCGGTGCGAGCCGCTTTGTGTAACGCTGTTTCTCCGTGCTGTAGCGAGAAGAAACAACGTTGCTATGCGCAATGTTGTCTAAGCTAGCTCCGCCCCCACATACTCCCCGAACAGGAAAGTCCTTCGTTTTTGCAGCGACCGTTCGACGGTTTACTTAGTTAACTTACCTCATCTACAGCAATTGCTAGTTCTGAATTCTTTCTAAGCGCTTCGCACACTTTCGCCTCTTCTCCCTTGTTGACACGAGCGAGGAACTACGCGTGCACCAAATTAAATCCTATCTCTCACATTTCCCTGTAGAATAGGCGCCTCGAACCTGCTTAAAAGTCTTGGCAAACTTCTGATCTCTCGCCATGAATTAGGTCTCGCCGCGCCTGCTACACGAATGACGGAAGGGAAGTCCCAGGTATCCGTACGCATGCtcttgtgacgtcaacttCCTAAACTGTGTGGATACCGCTCTCGTTTTCGGAGCGTTTATCTTAGCTAGACCCAATTCTAGGGCTTGTTTATTAGACGTTGGTCTCACATAATACTGCGAGTATGGACGGAGACCACCAGCAACGAGTCCTGTATGAGAAAAAGTCCCTCGAGTCCCTCCCCTCTAATTTCTCGATTTGTTTATGTATCTTCGACTCCTTTAGACACGTCGAAAATCTGGACCAGCGAATCAACGAGACGTTCGTCTCCGACATCTTTTCTGCAATAGGGCCGGTCAAAGATTGCTCGCTAGTAACCGAGGTAGACATCTTGCGAACACAAAAGATTGTGGCTACGCCCCTCCTGTCCCCCAGCTAAAGGATTCCTACTGCTTCATCGAGTTTGAAGACTACGCGACGGCTGCCAGAGCGCTACAAGCGATGAACGGCAGGACAATACACAATAAAGTGAGAATAAACGTTGTCGCGGTCTCCCGCGCATTCGCGCCCTGCTCCTTGCGGTCTCGCGACctccgcgcgcgcgcccaCGCGCAAATTTGCGACGGCGCGATTGTCTCCGGGTCTATTGTCTGTCGCGCAGCCCCCGTCTCGCCCTCTTTCGGCTCATTGTCTCCGCCTCGCTTCTCGTAGAAGCTGAAAGTCAATTGGGCGACTAACAACGGCGTCGACAGTATGAAAAGAGACGAGGCATTTAGTAAGTGGGCGTAGCCACCACGCACACGCACGCTCCGATATATTCGAAAGGgagatcgcgtcgatttgcctCGCAGTCTTTCGCTCGTCTCTCTCAAACTCGCGCGCGCTCCTcccctttcctttttcccTCCCACATGCCCCCCGAAGTGAagcgcgtcgattcgtcCGTGACGACAATCGCcgaaaaaatcgaacgcgATCTAGGATTCGCTAACGAAAACTCGGAATCGAAcgccaccgtcgccgtcgccgtcgccgccgccgccgcgcccCCGGAGATCGAAACCTCGGGGAACAACGTCGCtgattcgtcttcctcttcgtcgtcgacgtcgtctgggGACGGGGACAGCGATTGGCAAAATGGTATGGGCGCACGGGGcacacgcgcgcgcgcgcgcgcgcgcgagaaaaaaaaacgcgaggcgcttcgtctccttttcctaTTCGTTTTTACTTTCGTTTTCcagcatcgtcgtcgtcctcatcatcctcctcgccgtcgtcatcgcatcaactcttcgtcggcgatttgaacgcgtacgtcgacgtcgacgtcttgacGGCAGCGTTCTCGGCGAAAGGACGCGTTTCGTGAGTTTTACGAATATCCCTTTCCGCTCCCACGCGTAAAGGGGAACCTCTAGAGACGTTCGAGTTCTAAAGGATCCCGTTACGGGTCGACCGAAAGGCTAcggcttcgtttcgttcgtAAATCGAGAGGTGAGGTCTATGACAAGTCGCAGCTTTATTACAATATACACGTGGGGCCccagcgttttttttctatcgaATTTTCGTACTGTAAAATGATGTCTAGGTCTAGTCGACTCACCTCAGGGGCTACTATAGATAAGACTGTACAGGGGTCACTTACAACGATCATTCCGTGCCAAGAGTAGTGTGGTCCTAATAGGCAGATGGTCATTAGGTCGCTTAGATACTATAAGCCCACCCATTTGGCCCTTCTGTAATATTCAATAGTCGTTGATGCTGAGTAGGGGGCGTAGACGTAATTGAAATAAATCTTAGGATGCTGAAACGGCTAAGAAAGACTTGGACAATTCTATTTTGTGTGGACGGCATATTCGTGTGAATTGGGCTAGCAGGAAGAACACTTGCGTCGTCGGTCAGTCGTACAAGTTGCAGTGAAATTCTTTCTGGGaattctcgtttttttttcttttttgaaaaaggtGGCAAGCCATTAGATTATCATGAAATCTATAGACAGTCGCCTGTGTGCAATACGTCCGTATACATTGGGAATATCACCGTGTCGACGACTGAGGAGCACATTCGCTCGAAATTCGGTCAGTACGGGCCAATCACCGAGGTGAGAGTGTTCGCAGATAAAGGCTATGCGTTCACAAAGTAAGACAGCGCACACTCAGGTGTATTTAATtatcattgatttttttataatGCAGGTTTGAGTCACACGAACAGGCGACTAAAGCCATAATGGGATGCAATAGCAGCATGTTGAACGGGAGCTCCCTTAGGGTAAAGATTAtagaatatttatttatacgGATACCCGACTTTCTGTTTCAGTGTTCATGGGGCCGAGAAGAGTCGCGAGATGCTGCCACACCGCAGTGGCTCTACTACCAACAACAACTTCAaacgcagcagcagcagcagcagcaacagcaacagcaccATCTACAAGACCAACGTCATAGTTCCTACTATTACAACTACCAGCAGCCGTCGCAACAGTACGCTGCTCAAGCAGcagccgctgccgctgcagCAAACACGTATCCGTTTTATTATCCTTATTATTATAATAGGTGAGACCAGAATCGGAAGTAAGTCAATATATTTTAATGTTAGTATATAGTTCTGGGGGTGATTTGGTGTCTCATCAATCGTATGCGACTGGTCAAGGTAGCCAGGGTCTTGTTGCTGGTGTTCGGGCCGCTGCAGGTGGTAGCGGCATTACGGCTGGCTTGCACGGTTTTGCTGCGCCCTACGCATTGGCACCGGGTCAGGAATACCGGCAGAGCTGACGAGGATCACGAAATAGACTATTAGGGTATATAAGTTTTACATTATCAGCCGGTCTTGCGGGGGGAGAGGGGACCTCTAATTCAGATGACAGcatgatgatgacgtacagagaaacaaaaataaatttaaacTATTTTTATCAAAGCGACAACACTCGACAAATCGATCACGTGggtaaacaaaaaaatgacagCAAACGCAATTTTTTGTGTGTATGTAGCAAAGTTTTAGGTCGCTCTTGATTCGTCTTTCTTGATTATGAATATTTTTCCGCTGGAGACCATAGCCAAGTAAGCCACTCGTCCGCACATGACTAAAACGTAGAGAAATTGGTGACGTAACGGTTTGTCGTAAGAATACAGTTACCGCTTATTCGCCTATAAGGTTCTTTCTGCTCTGTCTTCATTAGTCGACTTCCAGCCTGCAGCATGTTGAGTATTACCTTTCCCGTGCGCTCGTCGTTTTGTAGTTCGCCCGTGGACtagcgaaaaagacgtcgttttcggaaGAGAAAGGCTAGCGAAATGTACCGCAAGTACGGCGCCGTCTTCGCTCAGCACGAGACAGCCAACTTGACCTGGTATAGCCTCGAGACTCTGCGTGAGCATCGcctaaaggaaaaggaacgtttcgacgaagagaaaaggttCAGAAAGGTGTACCATGTTTTCTATCTAGCACGCTAGAATCATGTGATCGTGACGTCCCCGAATGAGCGAAGAACTTCGCGCTCGCCACGAGCGTCGTAGCCGCGTCGCGAGCTATTATGTGAGCGGAACGGCCGCCTGTTCAGCCACCCTTGGCGGATGGTACAGTAATCGAGCGTGGAAAGGCCGAGGTCAGGCGAGAATAGCAGCCGTTGGATTACTCGCTGCCTGTTCGATGGTCGCGGGAAGCGCGGCGAGTAAAGCGTGGGTGACGCTCGTAAGTAAGTCCGTGCAGCGTGGGGATCTGAGCTGTGTCGCCTGCGCTGGCGTACGAGGTGCGAACGTCGCTGCATTCGGTGGAATGCTCGTGCCCAGTTTCGTGGGTTCTCTAGCTACCGATTTTCCAAAGAGTCTCCTCGAAGCAAAACGATTCTTTCGTAGTTACTCAAAACCTCTGGGAAGTGCTTTCGGGCTAATTTTAATTTGCGCTCAGGCTTCTATTGGGTTTTGGCTTGCATCGACGTACGCTGAAATGAAACTGGAGGAGCGCATTTTAGAATCGAGACAAGACGAATTTACGACAAATAAATAAGACACGCGGCACAGGACCACGCCTATCTCTTACGTACGTTTGCGcgtcctctctctctctctctcattgGTCGACTCGCAATGTACTACTCTCACGTGACTTCACAAGTTTGTTCGCCATCTTCGATCCGGtgggagacgaagaacgtcgtGTGTCTCGCGTAGAGCGTCCCAACGTCAAAGCAAACTTGCGcgatagaaaagaaaaaaatgccgGCGAGAAAGCAAGGTAAAAAACAAGCGCGCACGTCTcgcgacgcgatcgcgacgtcgcaCCTTTGCATCGCGACGAGGAAAATCGCTCCCTTTGTAGACGCGCATCGCGCGCTCGAACTTCTCGAAGACTACCACGCGAAATTGACGGGAACCGACGATCGTCAACTGCGATCGGCGATCGAGAAAGTCATTCGCATATTTCGCAGTCGTCTCTTCCAAGCGCTCCTCGGTAAAAACGAGCACAACGCGTGGGGGGTCCccttttttcgacgttccGCTTGCGCAGACATCCAGGAATTCTACGAGGAAACCCTTCTCGATTCGGGCAAATCGAAGGAACAGAAGACGCACGAAACGATGGAAATGGCGGCCGCTTGGGAGAAACAGTCGCCAATGCCtcacaagaaaaagaaagaagtcgcCGTCTCGgcgaccgccgccgcgaccgccgccgccgtcgtcgtcgaaaaggagaacgacaaagcgtcgtcttcgcccgTTGCTAGCGACCTGTTGCCGCCTCCGCCCGAAGCGACGGTGACGTTCGAACGGCAAGCGTTCTTGGACGAATCTATGCCACCCGAAATTCCGCCGTCGACATCGgtgacgaaacgacgacgacagagaatttttttccccgTTGGAATGCCGTGtgttgtctttttttagggtGTTGAGGTGTCGCCTATCGTCGTGGATCAGCCAGTAAATTGACGATGGGCGGGGTTATGGGAGAcctgattttttcttcttctttttcttagggtCCGGATAAATGGCAGTGGGAACAGGAAACGATTATCTTGGAAAAAGTCGCTGGGCGCTATCgtcttatatatatatatattaccttttttgtttctctagGGATCGTCTGGTCTGGGTTTTAGCATCGCAGGCGGATACGATCATCCGCATTCCCCTGACGACAATTTGGTGTACGTGACGAAGATCATTCCGACGGGCGGCGCTGCAAAGGACGGAAGATTGAGGTAATTTTACTCGCGTCCTCAGCTGATCTGATAAATCGGATCAGTCTTACTAAGACTTCGGCCATGGATCACGCGAATAATCATCAGATTTTTGATGTTTATGTATATTGTTTTCTCAAAGGCTGGACGACTGCATTTTGTCTGTGAATGGGAATGAGCTGAAGTATGTGACTCACGGAGAGGCAGTTGATGCCTTGAGACATGCGGGAAATCGAGTCATACTCGTATgtgtctcctcctcctgacCTCccccccctctctctctGACCGCATCCTCATAGTTGGTCAAACGGAAAGTGCTTCTAGTCGAGATGGCGACGAGTCCAAAGGGAGAAGGTAGAATTCACGAAATTAAACTGGTGAAAGCCGGAAAAGGCAAGTCCcatatcatcatcatcatcatcatatACAGTTTAGAAGAAGAGTTTCTTAGGGCTTGGCTTCAGCATTGCCGGTGGCGTTGGAAACCAGCACATTCCTGGCGACAACGGCATATTCGTGACAAAGATTATTGATACGGGAGCCGCAGCCGCAGACGGTCGTCTCTCTGTCGGTGATAGAATACTGCGGGTACGATGATATCTATCAAGTGAGATTGTTAGATCTATTGGGAATTCTCAGGTAAACGAAGGGAGCGTGGAGAACGTCACGCACGAGGAAGCCGTTCAAGCTCTGAAGATGACCGATCAGACGGTTATTTTGCTCGTGGAAAAGGCTAAGAAGGATGAGAATGACGGCGCGTTTTCTCAGCCAGTCGTCACGTCAAGCCCCATGCCTGTAAGACTCAAGGAAGGAACGCTGTTTGATTTATATCACGTGTGTTTTGGTAGCATCAAGTAGTTGACGTGAGTGTAGCGTCGTACGAGGAAAGTGCTAGCCCCACTAAGGTGGACGCTGCTAGGGCGAGCAGGTGACATGGACTAATACATgtctattgtttttttcttatctcttcttctttcccaGGGATTTGCGCACCGTCGAATTGAAGAAAGGCTCCACGGGACTGGGTTTCAACATCATCGGAGGCGAAGATGGAGAAGGAATATTCATCTCGTTTATTTTGGCTGGCGGCGCTGCCGATCGAAGCGGAATGCTGCGTCGCGGCGATCAGATCATAGAGGTGAACGGAGCGGACATGAGATTGGCGACGCACGAGGACGCCGCCTTGGCGCTGAAAGGAGCCGGAAGCACTGTGACCATGGTCGTTCAATATAATCCAAACGGTAGGAGAAAGATAacgggggagggggaggagattggattaattttttttagaatatGCGGAGTATGAGAAGAAGTTGAGTGATTTGAGGGAAAGAGCTCAAGGGGCTGCAGCCAGTCCGAGCCCATTTAAACCGTCCAATAAGAAAGAGCTGTTTGTGCGGTAAGactattaaataaataataatatttaatATATTGACATCTGTATTTCAGTGCTCTCTTCGATTACGACAAGAATCGCGACTCCGGTTTGCCGAGTGCCGGTCTGAGCTTTCAACACGGCGACATTCTTCACGTGATTAAcgcaagcgacgacgaatggtGGCAGGCGAGGCTCATCGGACCCGACGGACGAcaggacgacgtcgcggGAGTCATACCAAGCAAAAAGAGGTAAACGTAGACGCGGGCGCGCGTGTTCGAGAACGTTTTGAGAGAGGGAATTAGAGtcgagagaagagaacggTCTAGACAGAAATCGGTGAAATTTTCTCGCGCTGGAACCGCGGACGATAAGGCGAGTTTGTTCGAGTACGAGGATTTTTTTTGGGTGAGAATGACTCCGCGTAGAGCCCCGGCGGAGGCCGCAGTCGAAAGCGAAGTTTCAATTTTGCGAAGAAGCTTCCTTTTTTCCGGAAGAAAcacaaagaagcgaaagaagaaagtgagTCCATTTTACTTACACTCATTTGACCTATATATCTATGGCAACGACAGAGCAAGAAGAAGCCGTTTTATCCTACGAAGAAGTCACTCAAGAGCAGAgtagcgatttttttctcattgaTCTAAGATAGATGCAaagtctttttctctcttcacaCAGTCGCCTACGCTCGGCCTGTTATTGTTCTGGGCCCCATCAAAGATCGAATCAATGACGATCTGATTCAGGACTTTCCTGAAGAATATGGCAGTTGCGTTCCACGTAAGCAAAACAAGAATTTCGTCTGTTTAGTTTTTGGAGTGTTTCTCGCCCTAACGTCAGATacgacgcgatcgccgcGCGAATACGAGGTGGATTCTCGTGACTACTTTTTCGTGTCCCGCGAGGACATGGAAAGGTCGATACAAAATCACGAGTTCATCGAAGCGGGCCAGTACAACGAGAATCTTTACGGGACGAGCGTTGTGGCAGTGCGAGACGTCGCTCTACAGGTGAGAGGGGAGTTTGAGTAGCGCGGCGGCGCGCCTCATCTGGAATCCCTAAGGGCAAACACTGCATTTTGGATGTGAGTGGCTACGCCATCAAGCGTCTTCAAGTCGCCAATCTTTACCCCATTGCTATTTTTATTCGTCTAAAGTCTGTAGCTGCTGTTAAGTAAgaaggagagggagagagagagagggaaaTGTTCTGTACTGTTCTCGTCTCTTGCACCAGGGATATGATCTCAGATAAACGCAGTAGTGAGGAGCACGTGCAGAAGGTCTTTGAACGAGCTGGCAAACTTGAACAAGAATTTGCCGAGTACTTTACCGGTACGTTTTGAGGTATCCTTGAAGTTTCCTGCTGTACGTCGACTGTTTATCTGTAGGGATCGTTACTGGGGATAGCTATGAAGAGATCTACAGAAATGCAAAGGAAGTAATAAGGCAAAGTTCCGGCCCACTCATTTGGGTGCCTCGCAGGGATGCAGAGGCGGAGTAGGCTCATTTTCGATGTACGTACGTTTTCCGTGCTTTTTTTCCTGAATCAATGAGTCTGTGTGTTTTGCTGTACTAGAAGTGCGTACGGTATGCGCGTGATAgtttgtcgtcgtccgtaAATGttcgaaatcgcgaaaacgacTAAATTCGCATCGCTTTGTGGAGGAATTTCAAAAAGCGTGCGGGGTTCGTCTAGGAGGGGCCCGTACGTCGATGTCGGCCAGCAAAGATTCGAGAGAACGACTTACGTCGTGGGAAAA
It encodes:
- the LOC136195277 gene encoding ragulator complex protein LAMTOR4-like, with the protein product MAMLTQSLEAIPGQVGCLVLSEDGAVLASTGELQNDERTGKVILNMLQAGSRLMKTEQKEPYRRISVMCGRVAYLAMVSSGKIFIIKKDESRAT
- the LOC136195278 gene encoding uncharacterized protein — translated: MSEELRARHERRSRVASYYVSGTAACSATLGGWYSNRAWKGRGQARIAAVGLLAACSMVAGSAASKAWVTLVSKSVQRGDLSCVACAGVRGANVAAFGGMLVPSFVGSLATDFPKSLLEAKRFFRSYSKPLGSAFGLILICAQASIGFWLASTYAEMKLEERILESRQDEFTTNK
- the LOC136195262 gene encoding disks large homolog 1-like, whose product is MPARKQDAHRALELLEDYHAKLTGTDDRQLRSAIEKVIRIFRSRLFQALLDIQEFYEETLLDSGKSKEQKTHETMEMAAAWEKQSPMPHKKKKEVAVSATAAATAAAVVVEKENDKASSSPVASDLLPPPPEATVTFERQAFLDESMPPEIPPSTSGVEVSPIVVDQPGPDKWQWEQETIILEKGSSGLGFSIAGGYDHPHSPDDNLVYVTKIIPTGGAAKDGRLRLDDCILSVNGNELKYVTHGEAVDALRHAGNRVILLVKRKVLLVEMATSPKGEGRIHEIKLVKAGKGLGFSIAGGVGNQHIPGDNGIFVTKIIDTGAAAADGRLSVGDRILRVNEGSVENVTHEEAVQALKMTDQTVILLVEKAKKDENDGAFSQPVVTSSPMPHQVVDVSVASYEESASPTKVDAARASRDLRTVELKKGSTGLGFNIIGGEDGEGIFISFILAGGAADRSGMLRRGDQIIEVNGADMRLATHEDAALALKGAGSTVTMVVQYNPNEYAEYEKKLSDLRERAQGAAASPSPFKPSNKKELFVRALFDYDKNRDSGLPSAGLSFQHGDILHVINASDDEWWQARLIGPDGRQDDVAGVIPSKKRVERRERSRQKSVKFSRAGTADDKSPGGGRSRKRSFNFAKKLPFFRKKHKEAKEEKQEEAVLSYEEVTQEQIAYARPVIVLGPIKDRINDDLIQDFPEEYGSCVPHTTRSPREYEVDSRDYFFVSREDMERSIQNHEFIEAGQYNENLYGTSVVAVRDVALQGKHCILDVSGYAIKRLQVANLYPIAIFIRLKSVAAVKDMISDKRSSEEHVQKVFERAGKLEQEFAEYFTGIVTGDSYEEIYRNAKEVIRQSSGPLIWVPRRDAEAE
- the LOC136195267 gene encoding cytotoxic granule associated RNA binding protein TIA1-like, which encodes MDGDHQQRVLHVENLDQRINETFVSDIFSAIGPVKDCSLVTELKDSYCFIEFEDYATAARALQAMNGRTIHNKKLKVNWATNNGVDSMKRDEAFRFANENSESNATVAVAVAAAAAPPEIETSGNNVADSSSSSSSTSSGDGDSDWQNASSSSSSSSSPSSSHQLFVGDLNAYVDVDVLTAAFSAKGRVSDVRVLKDPVTGRPKGYGFVSFVNREDAETAKKDLDNSILCGRHIRVNWASRKNTCVVGGKPLDYHEIYRQSPVCNTSVYIGNITVSTTEEHIRSKFGQYGPITEVRVFADKGYAFTKFESHEQATKAIMGCNSSMLNGSSLRCSWGREESRDAATPQWLYYQQQLQTQQQQQQQQQQHHLQDQRHSSYYYNYQQPSQQYAAQAAAAAAAANTYPFYYPYYYNSSGGDLVSHQSYATGQGSQGLVAGVRAAAGGSGITAGLHGFAAPYALAPGQEYRQS